GTAATAGAGAAACCGTTTGGTAATGATTTAGAAAGTGCCAAAGAACTAAATTTATTGTTGAGCAAAATCTTTACTGAAAAACAAATCTATCGTATAGATCATTATTTAGGTAAGGAAACAGTTCAGAACATGATGGCTTTCCGCTTTGCGAACTCGTTATTTGAGCCATTGTGGAATAGAAACTACATAGAACACATACAAATTTCAGTTACAGAGCAATTAGGCGTTGGAGACCGTGGTGGTTATTACGAAGGAGCGGGTGCATTAAGAGACATGATCCAAAATCACTTATTGCAATTGCTTTGTTTAGTTGGAATGGAAGCTCCTATTTCGTTTAATGCAGATGAAATTAGAGATAGAAAAGTTGAGGTTTTAAGAGCAATGCGCCCATTTAAACCTGAAGAAATTAGTTCAAATGCAGTTAGAGGTCAGTACAGCAAAGGTTGGGTAGAAGGAAAAGAAGTACCAGGATATAGACACGAAACAGGTGTTGACCCTCATTCAAATACAGAAACCTTCGCAGCCGTTAAATTTTTTATAGATAACTGGCGTTGGCAGGGAATTCCTTTTTACCTACGTACCGGAAAAAGGATGAACCAAACTTCTTCAATTATTACTATCCAATTTAAGGATGTTCCCCATCATATCTTTTCATCAAGAGCTACAGAAACTTGGCAACAAAATCGCCTAATTATTAGCATTCAGCCAGAAATGAGTATTCGTTTACAAGTTCAAGCGAAAAGACCTGGTGTTAAAATGGTTTTAAATCCTGTTGATATGGTATTCGATTACAAAGGAACTTATGATACTGATACACCTGAGGCTTACGAAACCTTGCTTTTAGATGCAATGAATGGCGACCAAACTTTATTTATGCGTGGCGACCAAGTAGAAGCGGCATGGGAATTAGTTATGCCAATCATCAATACTTGGGAAAGCAAAAAATCACTAAACTTCCCTAACTACCCAGCAGATAGCTGGGGACCAGAAGATG
The sequence above is drawn from the Pedobacter frigiditerrae genome and encodes:
- the zwf gene encoding glucose-6-phosphate dehydrogenase, whose product is MKKKSKLNPTIFVIFGGTGDLNKRKLAPALYNLFTEGYMPEKFSIIGTGRTKFTDKKYQEVILENVNQFSRNGKVKKENWDSFEENIHYCSTDVTVPETFEGLKTEIEKYQSEFGADTQVIFYLAVAPNFFPLIAECLCKYKLTQNEDNSRIVIEKPFGNDLESAKELNLLLSKIFTEKQIYRIDHYLGKETVQNMMAFRFANSLFEPLWNRNYIEHIQISVTEQLGVGDRGGYYEGAGALRDMIQNHLLQLLCLVGMEAPISFNADEIRDRKVEVLRAMRPFKPEEISSNAVRGQYSKGWVEGKEVPGYRHETGVDPHSNTETFAAVKFFIDNWRWQGIPFYLRTGKRMNQTSSIITIQFKDVPHHIFSSRATETWQQNRLIISIQPEMSIRLQVQAKRPGVKMVLNPVDMVFDYKGTYDTDTPEAYETLLLDAMNGDQTLFMRGDQVEAAWELVMPIINTWESKKSLNFPNYPADSWGPEDAEALIAKDGFHWFTLPLKDK